Proteins from a single region of Flaviflexus salsibiostraticola:
- a CDS encoding universal stress protein, with protein sequence MTHDNVVAVGIDGSERSDIALTWAIEQAKRRQARLHIVTSYELPTYTAHTFEGAGSSIDSRLFEAADEFLDIAVKRAEGAGVETSSSLETGDPAAVLVELSKKVATVVVGSRGRGSFADRLLGTVSSAVPAHAYCPTVVVTEQSAGSCLPIRHIVVGVDGSEAANIALERAIWEAERWQAKLTAVAAVNMGSIAWMPGAGYSVDVLDDVRSGLEVVVEEATRGFDIDVRTHALEGNPAALMAEFSTAVDMLVIGTRGRGGFAGLLLGSTSQAILHHSTCPVMVVPKRIKPGDDIPPTPPSVTDVPWNRPE encoded by the coding sequence ATGACGCATGACAACGTTGTCGCCGTAGGTATCGATGGTTCAGAAAGATCAGATATCGCCCTCACGTGGGCGATCGAACAGGCAAAGCGGAGGCAGGCGCGGCTCCACATCGTCACGTCCTATGAGCTGCCGACGTACACGGCCCACACATTCGAGGGCGCAGGGTCCTCAATCGACTCGAGGCTGTTCGAAGCGGCGGACGAGTTCCTCGACATCGCCGTCAAGCGTGCGGAGGGCGCTGGCGTGGAGACGTCGTCCTCGTTGGAGACGGGCGACCCGGCCGCGGTCCTCGTCGAGCTGTCCAAGAAGGTCGCGACGGTCGTCGTCGGCTCCAGGGGCCGAGGGTCCTTCGCGGATAGGCTGCTCGGCACGGTCTCCAGCGCGGTTCCCGCACACGCCTATTGCCCGACAGTTGTCGTCACCGAACAGTCGGCAGGCTCCTGCCTGCCGATCCGCCACATCGTCGTCGGCGTCGATGGATCCGAGGCGGCGAACATCGCGCTCGAGCGCGCCATCTGGGAGGCCGAGCGCTGGCAGGCGAAGCTCACCGCGGTCGCTGCGGTCAACATGGGCTCGATCGCGTGGATGCCGGGGGCGGGGTACTCGGTCGACGTGCTGGATGATGTGCGCTCCGGCCTCGAGGTTGTTGTCGAGGAGGCCACGCGCGGCTTCGATATCGATGTTCGCACCCATGCCCTCGAGGGCAACCCCGCGGCCCTGATGGCAGAGTTCTCGACCGCTGTCGACATGCTCGTCATCGGCACCCGCGGCCGGGGCGGTTTCGCGGGTCTCCTCCTCGGTTCGACCTCGCAGGCGATCCTCCACCATTCGACCTGCCCGGTCATGGTCGTCCCGAAGCGGATCAAGCCCGGGGATGACATTCCTCCCACGCCGCCGAGCGTGACGGACGTCCCGTGGAATAGGCCCGAATGA